Within the Photobacterium swingsii genome, the region CGATATAAACCAAGCTTAACAAAAGTTGCTATTGTTACAACAGTTAATAATAAAAATGCTTGCCAAAGATCAGTTGATAAAAAGCTATCAAAATGACCATAACGCACACCAAACGCTCCCCAGAATGCGATAAAAACAAATAAAACATCGATTATGATGCTAAATAATCGCTTTTTAGGTCGTGAAATAGACAACAGATATTTATCTAACACTTTACTAACCAACTTTATTTTGTAGAAAAGCAGGCTTTATCACCTGCCTATTAGTTATTATTTTGTTGCTACTAACAGAACTTCACGTAATACACTACAAGTTATGTTAATTTCATCTTGCGTTAACGTCGGGTGAACTAGCAGCATTACGCTTGTTTCCCCTAACATGACTGCATTTTGCAAAGGTTCCGCAGGTCGCCAAGGCGTATTATCAAAAGCTTTCTCATTATACACTTCAGAACAACTGCCTTGGAAACAAGGAACACCTTTAAAGACAATAGTTTCAACGATACGATCTCTTGTCCAGCCCTCTGCTAAATATTGCGATTCAACAAACAAATAATGCTTGTATTCAGCATGCTCGCTATATTCTGGAACGTCAACTCGACGAACAATAGACAGGTCAGCCACGGCATCATCGATTTGCTTGCCGTTAGATTGACGTTGTGATGTCCAAGCTTGCATACGAGTAAGCTGGATTCGCCCGATAACCGCTTGCATTTCTGTCATGCGCCAGTTAGTGCCAAAACTATCGTGTAACCAACGAAAACCTGGCGGATGCTGACGATTATAGATAGCGTCATAGTTCTTGCCATGATCTTTGTAAGACCACATAAATGACCACAAATCTTTATCATTGGTGGTTACCATGCCACCTTCGCCACCAGTGGTCATGATCTTATCTTGGCAGAAAGACCACGCGCCAATATGACCAATAGTACCTACACTACGGCCTTTATATTTCGCACCATGGGCTTGAGCACAATCTTCAATTACTTTAAAACCATACTTTTCAGACAATGCCATTATCGCATCCATCTCTGCAGGCATACCTGCAAGGTGAACAACAATCACGGCTTTTGTATTAGGCGTTAATACACCTTCTATCGTTTCTGCAGTAATATTCTGGCTATTTAAATCCACATCCGCAAAAATTGGATTAGCACCAGCGGTTACAATTGATGACGCAGAAGCCAAAAACGTACGAGGCGTGGTAATCACATCATCGCCAGCACCAACACCTAATGCTTTTAATGCCACATCTAGTGCGAGCGTGCCATTACCCAGTGCAATCGCATATTCACAGCCAGCCCAATTAGCAAATTCTTTTTCAAATTCACGGCATTCTTGACCGGTCCAGTAATTGACTTTGTTTGATAGCAGCACATCACGTACCGCATTGCCTTCTTCTTCAGTAAAGGAAGGCCATGGAGAAAATGGTGTATTAAGCACGATGTCACCTAATCAGTTTTAATTTTTATGATTTGATAAGCTCATAAGCTGGAGAGCCCACGACTGTTTTAAAATTTGGAACATTATTGATAACGGTTGAGCCAGCACCAACGACGGCATCACATCCAATAACAATAAGTTGTTTAACTTGGCTTCCGATTCCTATCCAAGTGTTTTTGCCAACTTCAACGCCACCAGCTAAGTTAACGCCAGGGCTAATGTGGACACCTTCAGCAAGCTTACAATCATGATCAACAGTAGAGCCAGTATTAACAATGCAGCTAGCACCAATATGACTAAAAGGGTTCACAACTGCATTCGGCATAACAACCGAACCGATGCCAATATTAGCATACTTACTTATCACCGCACTTGGGTGGGCAAGCACATCAAAGTTCGCTCCCGCAGAACTCAATTCACGCTGTTTGGAACAGCGAATCGCATTGTGACCAATCGCGACCACAGTAAGGTCATACTCTTTCACGGTAGAGAGCAGCGTGCTTGTATCACCAGACACCGACCAATGTTCGACGGATTTTAAGCTTGGCCAGCGGTCATCAAAAAAAACGATATTTTGAAAACCATTGAGTTCAGCTATTTCAGCCACAACTTTGCCATGTCCACTGGCACCTAAAATGGCGCAACTTTTCATGATTGGTTATTGCCTTGATGCTGTGAACCCGTAAAAGGTTCGATGGTAACGTGCCCATCTGCTGATATACCCTCTTTAACAAAGACTTTTTTTACCGTTAGGAACAGAATTTTAATATCTAGCCAAAGATTTCTGTTGTCTACATACCAAACGTCTAATTCGAACTTTTCTTCCCAGCTGATCGCATTGCGCCCATTAATTTGCGCCCACCCCGTAATTCCAGGGCGAGCGTCATGGCGGCGAGCTTGCTCTTTATTATAAAGGGGGAGATATTGTACCAATAAAGGACGAGGGCCCACTAAACTCATGTCACCCTTAAAAACGTTCCAAAGCCCAGGTAACTCATCTAGGCTACTTGAGCGTAATTTATCACCAAACGGCGTCATACGCTCAGAGTCAGGTAGCGAGTTGCCCTGCTGATCCACCGCATCTTTCATGCTGCGAAACTTCACCATCTCAAATGGCTTTCCGTTCAACCCGGGGCGAGTTTGACGAAATAAAACGGGAGAGCCAAGGTTTTTTCGAATCTTCCAAGCCACTAAGGCAATAACAGGAGCTAACAAGATAAGTGCAATAAGAGACACGAGAAAATCAAACAGTCTTTTCATCATTTACCTCTGAAGAAGTTACCTCGGGTGAATTAACACCAGTCACCCAAGCCACCCATTTATCCGCCAATAGAGAGCGGTCAAACTTACTTTCAGCAAGCTGACGGGCATTCGTTCCCATTTTAGCTAAGGCTTCCCTTTGGTCAGCCGCATTTTCTAACGCGTCAGCAAACGCTTTCGGGTCCTCCGGCTGAACAGAAAATCCACATTGTGTTTGCTCAATCATTCCCGCTAACCAACCTGGGTAATTATTGATAACAGGTAACCCCGCGGATATATAGTCGAAAAATTTATTGGGCGACGTACCGTAATAAAAGGCTGGAATATTCGCTAATAGCTGCATACCTACGTCTGCACTTGCCATTAAACCAGACAGTTTTTCTTTATTTACCGGCGGGTGAAATACGACATTATCTAATTCAATTTCTGTCGCTCGTTTCTCTAGTTCAGGCTTTAATTTACCTTGCCCAACTAAAACTAGCTTAATGTCTTCTCGGCCCCGTTTTCGGAGCTCAACAGCAGTATCTAAAACAGCGTTGAGACCATTTGCCATTCCATGAGTGCCTGTAAAGATCGCCATCAGATCGTTATTTTTAACTCCCTCAGGGCGCCAAAGCTCGCTTGGTTGGCTAAAGATAGATAAATCACAGCCATTAGGCACCATAGTTATTTTTCTTTCATCAACGCCGCGCTTTTTAATTCCCTCAACAATACCAGGAGACAAACCAATGCAACGATGCGCGCTACGGTAAGATGCCCACTCTAAGAAAGACATCAGCGCCAGAATGACAGGGTTTTTGATTACCCCCATCTCTTTGGGTAACTCTGGCCATAAATCTCGCACTTCAAAAACAAATGGCTTGCCACGTAACCAGCGAGCAAATATACCCGGAATTCCGGCTGTAAGAGGCGTTGTGGTAGCAAAAAGCACGTCATATTTTTCAATAAAGGCAAGGCCAATACTTTTCAATGCAAACTTAACAAACGTCATACTGCGCTTTAAAAAACCATCTGAGTTTGAATAAGCCAAATCAAATTCTATGATGCGAATACCATCAACAGTACCTTCGCGTCTACCCGCGGTAAACACAGAATCTAGGCCGGTTTCGCCACCACCGTAAGTACCACAAACCATAGTGACATTATGCCCGTGATGAATCAGGCGCTTAGCCATTTCATAGGAGCGTATCCCAGTCGAACCTTTTGGTGTAGAAAAGTGTTGATGAAAATAAAGAATATTCATGAGTGAAATTGGTACTCTGTTGTAATGTTGCCATCTGACGAAATCTCTACCTCAAGAACAGGGATAGAAGTTTCTTGGTAGTAATAACGGGACTCTCTGCCTTCTACGATTTCTAAACGATCAATCTTTACGTCGCTATCCATTTTGATCTCGTGATTGCCGTTCGTTACTTTGTGACCTTGAACCACCCAATTATCAGGGTTGAGTCGCCAACGAAGGATTGCTTTATTTTTAATACCTTGCACTTGGTCTGTTACCGTCAAAGACGTTTCCGAGAGAACAATCTTTCTATGATGCTCACATCCCAAATAATCTCTGTAACCCGCTTGGCCAGTTAACAGCTGTTCATCGAAGTTGACGTTCTTTGCTTTTAACCAACTACCTAACAAAAAGCGGCTAATTCTTGGCATTTGCTCATGCTCGTCAAATTGAATGGTGTTATGACTTTGCGTTCCTCCATAGTAATCAATATAGTCTTGACCTGCGTTATAACTGAACGTGCCACCATCGCGTAATAGGTTGACTCCATCGCGCCATAGATCCACATGAAGTGCATCGTTTTGGGCTGGCCTAAATCGGAACTTGGGATAGTTAAAGAAAGCAAATGCTCCTGATTTATTTCTTAGGCCAATATAGCCACCTTGATCAAAGTGAAACGATGTTTGAGTTTGTAAGTTTTTTTGGGGGGGTCGCAACTGCAATAATGAAAGCACCTCATCATACTTCCCATCCTCCTGCCATGCAGAAGCTTGAAGAAACACTACAGAGGCAAGCTGGACGGATGGACGAAAATCTCGATAGTCGGTGTCTGTTAATTGTAACAAATGAGCGCCGTCATTATGACCTAAGTTAGGCGCATCACCAGTTGATGGTTCGACTAGCTGATAAAGCCACTGAGTAGCCAAACTTATTCTTTTTGTCAGTTCTGTAGTAAATGGGGTCAGCTCTAATTCTCGGCGCCAAAGCTCTGCCATTGAGTAGGTATCTAACATCACCCTGTGGTAGTTAGCTGAATACTGGCTGAAGGTGCCATCTTTGGCAATCAGGCGCTTGGCTCGGTTTTCTAACCATTTTCGCCCTAGCTTTTGCCAACGTTCACCACTTTCATCACCATTAATAACCAACCAGCTACCACCAATGAACAAAGCTGCCGCCTCAGACGTACCATGGTTATTATCTTGTGCAACAGCGTAGGAGATCGTCGGAGCTATTCGTTGAAGATGAGCCTTCACCAACGCCAAAAGTGTAGGTTCAGGCTGATGTACTTGATTCAGCAGTTTAGCAGTGAACGCTAAATGCATAACCCGTATCGAGGCTTCTTGTCCACATTTCCAATTCGGGCCAAGATAAGGCTCATTCTGGTCCATCCAACTTTTTGCGGTAGCATTTAGCTCCTCTAAAGCTGCATCTCTCCCTGCAAGATAATCTTTTGCTAATCCCAAAGCCCAATTGAACCTTGATACTTCCCAAATACCTTTTATATCACCAATATTTGAATCAAAGTCAGACAAACTGAACCAAGGCCTTCTCATCCCAGAAAATCTGCAGCCTGTTAATATATTCCTATCCCACTTCAACTGAGTAACGCACTGCTTAGGCATCCATCCAAAAGGGACTAGTTCATAATGTTGGTGGGATTTACATTCGGTCAAATGCCTTATCGGGCGAAACAAAACTCCACTTACTGGATCTTGACCAAGAGCTTCCACTCGCTTAAGTCCTATGAATAAAGCGAACCTATAAACTAGAAGCCTCATTACATTAACAACGCCCAATCTATATGTGGTCACAACTAGGTATACTAACCTACTCATTATCCCCCCTAAGAATAAAACCCAATACAACTGCATTTATTGATGTTGCAAAAATGGCGTAAGAAAAGAAAGATTCAAGCAGAACAAATAGTGCTGTAATAAAACAAATCAAGTCAAGCCTATTATTTTTAGCATTTCCAGCACCTTTACAAATAACTGAAAATAAGAAAAAATAAACAAATACTGTAAATACAACCCCGTACTTAGAAAAAAGACCGAGTGGGGAAAAATGTGAATTTGACGCTGTTTTTATTTCTCCACTATTGAGAACTATCTCATATGTGAAGCCGTTGCCATTACCAAAAATAAAACTCAAACCATCCAGATGAGGAATGATAGCCATGACTTCGTCTAATCTTCCTGCACTAACTGCATTTATAGAACTTAAACTACTAAAATCGATCGATTCCAATGTATACAATATACGCCTTACAGATAAATTATCGGGGTTGTCGATTATAAACACCCCCCCAAGAAAGAACAATAGCGCTATTCCAAACCAAAAAAGATACTTATAGCCCCCCTTAAAGAATGCTCCACCAATGACAATGACAATAATAGCTGATACTAACTGAGCTCTTTTCCCATACAAGAAAATCAAAATTAAAGATATTGGGAAAAGCCATAAATTAGAAAACATATAATAAGCCATAGTCATTTCCAGGGGAGGGAAAATTGCAAGCCTACTAATTCCACTTGATGAAAACAAATAATAAATAAAAAATATTAAAAGGAAACTCCCTAACAATGTAATCTTTGAATAATATTTTACATAGTCAGAAAAAACATCATTAGACCAATACTTTGAAAACACAATAACTTTCGAGAAAAACAAAAATGGAATAAGAAAATCCGTGACAACTCTTCTGGTCAAATCAAAATTGACCAAACCAATCGAAAGTGACGGAAATAACAGAAACGCACATAATACCACCCATTTATTTTTAAATACGCTAGTACAAGAGAAAACAATAAATATATCAAAGGAAAGTAATACAATAAGAAAGGCTTGCACATAAGAATTATTTTCAGCGATTCTAATCCCAGATAGCACTATGGAAATCAAAGAAATAAATGGAAGCAACAGTAGGTAAAACCTTACAATAATAGTATTGACATTTACTTGGCCATTCATAATATTACATCTTCAATAGAAAAACAGGACTGAGACGATATTTTCTCAAAATCATCAAGTAATAATTTGAAATTATTAATCAGGAATAGAAGCTCTTCAAAATTAGATACATCACCTACATAATCAACCGGTAAATACTCAGCAGATATTGCTTTCGAGGTTGCATTCCCTCTAAAAAAAACAACCGGTATATTGTGTAACCAACAATCTAATCCAATGGAAGAAGTTCTAGTTATGATTAGATCTGAGCTTGCAACAACATCTTCAAATGTAACATAACTATTTAATACTTTAAGAGAAGTGAATTGTTCTTTATAGTGTTCTTGTCTTGGATGATATTTGATATTTAGCAAAATATCATTTTTAAAACAAAAAACATCTAACAGCTTTAAAAGCGTTCGCTCTTCTGCATATTCAAAGGGCTGAGAAAAATATGTAATACACTTTAAGTTGGAACTTAAGTTAAATTTTTTGTTAACTCCGACATATTTAAGATTAGTTTTTAAACCAACCTTATTCTCAAGCATCGGATTCTTAGATAAGAAATTATTATATGCATATTCATTTGTAAAAAAAAACTGTTCACCTGAAATGAAATTGACTTCGACTTTAGGTGATATCAATGTTGTTTGAACTTGATAGAGAGGAAGCTTTATCTTATCAACCACATAAAATGAATGTGGAGTAAACATATCAAAAGAATAGATATTGCTATTCACTTGGTATGTGCGAAGTAAATTAGCTATGCCCTCGGCATAAAGTAAATAATCTAACTGCCTACACGAAATATCCTTCAAAATGCTGCTGATAGGAATGATAATTCTACCATCATTTATGACCAGACTTCGGTTATCATTGACAAAAAACAGCGTAAATAAAGCTTTGAAGTATTCTTTTATTATATAGCATAACCCCACATAGCTACTCGAGTCAATTGCATCTATATCAACAGATCTCAAATAGCCAAAAAAAGAATCTCGCTTAAATATTTGAGGAAAAGCTATAACTGTGTATTTTTTTTTGTTTTTATTATACATTCCTCTGATAAACTCTGCTTGTACAACACTGCGAACAAGAAGCACCTTCGCTAGTGGATCTATTTTATTTCTAGCTTTACTCTTAAAAAAAGCCAAAAACCTATGACTAAAAGACAATAAAAACAATGTACTTATATAAGCAACATTCCTCACATAGAAAGATAATTTGGGCATAAAGCCCTTTTTGCAGTTATAATTTAATTTAACTTTCGGATAGTTAACGCTAATGTATTTACGTAAGATATAAGGAATAAAATAACTAGATTTATAAAGTCTCTTTTTATTAACCTCCCCTTCAGCCTCATAAGTAAATATGAAATCAGAGTCGTAATATTGAGTAAACTCAATTTCTTCGATATTATTTCTCTTTATTTGCTCATCAACAGCATAAACCCATTTCATTATTGGAACTATTGTATTTCTATAAAAATATGCCTCAGATGCCTTCAGTTTTAGTTTTTCTTTCTTTGGAGAACTCTCTATTATCTGAGACCAGATTAAAGAAAACTCCGACGCAAATACTTGCGATGGATTAGACATCGAATTCACATCAATTCCACCAGAATTATTTTTTGATGATGAGATAACTGAGATCGATGCTGTTGACTTGAGGCCACTACCATCAAAATCAAGTATTAGTTTTCGTATTTTTTCTTCGATAATCATAAATAAAAATTGTATTAAAAGTTAATATTATTCCAGCCATTACTAAAGGAATATTAGTTTTGTCAAGAAAGCTAACACTATTAAAAAAAATAAACAGTAGAGCAAAAGAAAAAATGATGCTCATCTGCAACAGTATTGCT harbors:
- a CDS encoding heparinase II/III family protein yields the protein MSDFDSNIGDIKGIWEVSRFNWALGLAKDYLAGRDAALEELNATAKSWMDQNEPYLGPNWKCGQEASIRVMHLAFTAKLLNQVHQPEPTLLALVKAHLQRIAPTISYAVAQDNNHGTSEAAALFIGGSWLVINGDESGERWQKLGRKWLENRAKRLIAKDGTFSQYSANYHRVMLDTYSMAELWRRELELTPFTTELTKRISLATQWLYQLVEPSTGDAPNLGHNDGAHLLQLTDTDYRDFRPSVQLASVVFLQASAWQEDGKYDEVLSLLQLRPPQKNLQTQTSFHFDQGGYIGLRNKSGAFAFFNYPKFRFRPAQNDALHVDLWRDGVNLLRDGGTFSYNAGQDYIDYYGGTQSHNTIQFDEHEQMPRISRFLLGSWLKAKNVNFDEQLLTGQAGYRDYLGCEHHRKIVLSETSLTVTDQVQGIKNKAILRWRLNPDNWVVQGHKVTNGNHEIKMDSDVKIDRLEIVEGRESRYYYQETSIPVLEVEISSDGNITTEYQFHS
- a CDS encoding acetyltransferase, whose protein sequence is MKSCAILGASGHGKVVAEIAELNGFQNIVFFDDRWPSLKSVEHWSVSGDTSTLLSTVKEYDLTVVAIGHNAIRCSKQRELSSAGANFDVLAHPSAVISKYANIGIGSVVMPNAVVNPFSHIGASCIVNTGSTVDHDCKLAEGVHISPGVNLAGGVEVGKNTWIGIGSQVKQLIVIGCDAVVGAGSTVINNVPNFKTVVGSPAYELIKS
- a CDS encoding glycosyltransferase family 4 protein; amino-acid sequence: MAKRLIHHGHNVTMVCGTYGGGETGLDSVFTAGRREGTVDGIRIIEFDLAYSNSDGFLKRSMTFVKFALKSIGLAFIEKYDVLFATTTPLTAGIPGIFARWLRGKPFVFEVRDLWPELPKEMGVIKNPVILALMSFLEWASYRSAHRCIGLSPGIVEGIKKRGVDERKITMVPNGCDLSIFSQPSELWRPEGVKNNDLMAIFTGTHGMANGLNAVLDTAVELRKRGREDIKLVLVGQGKLKPELEKRATEIELDNVVFHPPVNKEKLSGLMASADVGMQLLANIPAFYYGTSPNKFFDYISAGLPVINNYPGWLAGMIEQTQCGFSVQPEDPKAFADALENAADQREALAKMGTNARQLAESKFDRSLLADKWVAWVTGVNSPEVTSSEVNDEKTV
- a CDS encoding DegT/DnrJ/EryC1/StrS family aminotransferase, with translation MLNTPFSPWPSFTEEEGNAVRDVLLSNKVNYWTGQECREFEKEFANWAGCEYAIALGNGTLALDVALKALGVGAGDDVITTPRTFLASASSIVTAGANPIFADVDLNSQNITAETIEGVLTPNTKAVIVVHLAGMPAEMDAIMALSEKYGFKVIEDCAQAHGAKYKGRSVGTIGHIGAWSFCQDKIMTTGGEGGMVTTNDKDLWSFMWSYKDHGKNYDAIYNRQHPPGFRWLHDSFGTNWRMTEMQAVIGRIQLTRMQAWTSQRQSNGKQIDDAVADLSIVRRVDVPEYSEHAEYKHYLFVESQYLAEGWTRDRIVETIVFKGVPCFQGSCSEVYNEKAFDNTPWRPAEPLQNAVMLGETSVMLLVHPTLTQDEINITCSVLREVLLVATK
- a CDS encoding sugar transferase translates to MKRLFDFLVSLIALILLAPVIALVAWKIRKNLGSPVLFRQTRPGLNGKPFEMVKFRSMKDAVDQQGNSLPDSERMTPFGDKLRSSSLDELPGLWNVFKGDMSLVGPRPLLVQYLPLYNKEQARRHDARPGITGWAQINGRNAISWEEKFELDVWYVDNRNLWLDIKILFLTVKKVFVKEGISADGHVTIEPFTGSQHQGNNQS